One genomic region from Jiangella sp. DSM 45060 encodes:
- a CDS encoding right-handed parallel beta-helix repeat-containing protein, with the protein MADPRRLRRRTVLAAGAALAVATQLPKAAASAYPTFDLKADFGAAGNGSTNDTTAFQQAAAAIQAAGGGTLTIPAGVYVVGRQTHTSGVTPYWVMQPIFALTGVQFLHVKGVAGTVLRLAAGLRYGSFDPATGAPLAGITTDPDYGVEAGRMIEVLDGANLTIEDLELDGNNDQLVLGGEFGDTGRQLKATGIRLLRCTNVQITDVHSHHHGLDGVTIGHGGLTAADPPTPHAITRLRSEYNGRQGLSWTGGRGLTCTDSQFNHTGRGAVRSEPSAGVDIEAEDSVTRDGFFSNCEFVNNAGEGVNITHGDSGYTRFEGCTFWGTTERSVLVTKPGVVFKWSNIHGSCTVGYGSSDASLATVWGDCRFEDRPWTNGQVFRDGYLVSDAENAGHNARFADCTFVAREVRSIWTSIPSDLPAVRRHFVRCTFDHRHSALADGSYQTHPWGSRLVACTFTEAMGSTAKRWYIHLKSIVVEDDADGTQTVVTGPAVRWGNPAGPVGPIAEGTYG; encoded by the coding sequence ATGGCCGACCCCCGTCGACTCCGCCGCCGCACCGTCCTCGCCGCCGGCGCCGCCTTGGCCGTCGCGACCCAGCTGCCCAAGGCCGCCGCGTCCGCCTACCCGACCTTCGACCTCAAGGCCGACTTCGGCGCCGCCGGCAACGGCAGCACCAACGACACCACCGCCTTCCAGCAGGCCGCGGCCGCGATCCAGGCGGCCGGCGGCGGCACCCTCACCATCCCGGCCGGCGTCTACGTCGTGGGCCGGCAGACGCACACCAGCGGCGTCACGCCGTACTGGGTCATGCAGCCGATCTTCGCCCTCACCGGGGTGCAGTTCCTGCACGTCAAGGGCGTCGCCGGTACCGTTCTGCGGCTGGCCGCCGGGTTGCGGTACGGCTCGTTCGACCCGGCGACCGGCGCGCCACTCGCCGGCATCACCACGGACCCCGACTACGGCGTCGAGGCCGGCCGGATGATCGAGGTGCTCGACGGCGCGAACCTCACCATCGAGGACCTCGAGCTCGACGGCAACAACGACCAGCTCGTCCTCGGCGGCGAGTTCGGTGACACCGGCCGTCAGCTCAAGGCCACCGGTATCAGGCTGCTGCGCTGCACGAACGTCCAGATCACCGACGTTCACTCCCATCACCACGGCCTCGACGGCGTCACCATCGGCCACGGGGGACTCACCGCGGCCGACCCGCCCACCCCGCACGCCATCACCCGGCTGCGCTCGGAGTACAACGGCCGCCAGGGCCTGTCGTGGACCGGCGGGCGCGGACTCACCTGCACGGACAGCCAGTTCAACCACACCGGGCGGGGTGCGGTGCGGTCCGAGCCGTCGGCCGGGGTGGACATCGAGGCCGAGGACAGCGTCACCCGCGACGGGTTCTTCAGCAACTGCGAGTTCGTGAACAACGCCGGCGAGGGCGTCAACATCACCCACGGCGACAGCGGCTACACCCGGTTCGAGGGCTGCACGTTCTGGGGCACGACGGAGCGCAGCGTCCTCGTCACGAAGCCCGGCGTGGTCTTCAAGTGGTCGAACATCCACGGCTCGTGCACCGTCGGGTACGGGTCGTCCGACGCGTCGCTGGCCACGGTGTGGGGCGACTGCCGCTTCGAGGACCGGCCATGGACGAACGGGCAGGTGTTCCGCGACGGGTATCTCGTCTCGGACGCGGAGAACGCCGGCCACAACGCGCGGTTCGCCGACTGCACGTTCGTCGCCCGCGAGGTGCGCAGCATCTGGACCTCCATCCCGTCCGACCTCCCGGCCGTGCGGAGGCACTTCGTCCGCTGTACGTTCGACCATCGCCACTCGGCCCTCGCCGACGGGAGCTACCAGACCCACCCCTGGGGGAGCCGGCTGGTGGCCTGCACGTTCACCGAGGCGATGGGCTCCACCGCGAAACGGTGGTACATCCACCTCAAGAGCATCGTGGTCGAGGACGACGCCGACGGCACGCAGACCGTGGTGACCGGGCCGGCCGTCCGGTGGGGCAACCCGGCCGGCCCGGTCGGCCCGATCGCCGAGGGCACCTATGGCTGA
- a CDS encoding carbohydrate ABC transporter permease, whose product MSLDTTQRAPAAPAARPAPPGPGDGRSATGTVLNVFTHGFLLTWAALVIIPLAWCVMSAFKTNDELFSSPWSLPGALRWENFADAWTNAEIGRYFVNTVIVVALGTVLTLAMGATVSYVVARYAFRGNRLVYFLFVIGMTFPTFLAIVPLFFIAQSLRLADSLPGLAIIYAAYNLPFAVFFLTAYFRTLPTSLSEAAFIDGCGHWGTYVRIMLPLARPGLVSVGIFVVLGQWNQYLLPLILQSSPENYVLAQGLANLAVSQGYAGNWSALFAGLTISIVPVLVVYLSFQRQIQGGMVTGALK is encoded by the coding sequence CGGCCCGGCCCGCGCCGCCCGGACCCGGCGACGGCCGCTCGGCCACCGGGACCGTCCTGAACGTCTTCACCCACGGCTTCCTGCTCACCTGGGCGGCGCTGGTGATCATCCCGCTGGCGTGGTGCGTGATGTCGGCGTTCAAGACCAACGACGAGCTGTTCAGCAGCCCGTGGAGCCTGCCCGGCGCGTTGCGGTGGGAGAACTTCGCCGACGCCTGGACGAACGCCGAGATCGGCCGCTACTTCGTCAACACGGTGATCGTCGTGGCGCTGGGGACGGTGCTCACGCTGGCGATGGGCGCGACCGTGTCGTACGTCGTGGCGCGCTACGCGTTCCGCGGCAACCGGCTGGTGTACTTCCTGTTCGTCATCGGCATGACGTTCCCGACGTTCCTCGCCATCGTGCCGCTGTTCTTCATCGCGCAGAGCCTGCGGCTGGCCGACTCGCTCCCCGGCCTGGCGATCATCTACGCGGCGTACAACCTGCCGTTCGCGGTCTTCTTCCTCACCGCCTACTTCCGCACGCTGCCGACCTCGCTGTCGGAGGCCGCGTTCATCGACGGCTGCGGGCACTGGGGCACCTACGTGCGGATCATGCTGCCGCTGGCCCGTCCCGGCCTGGTGAGCGTCGGCATCTTCGTGGTGCTCGGGCAGTGGAACCAGTACCTGCTGCCACTCATCCTGCAGTCCAGCCCGGAGAACTACGTGCTCGCGCAGGGGCTGGCCAACCTCGCGGTCAGCCAGGGCTACGCCGGCAACTGGAGCGCGCTGTTCGCCGGCCTGACCATCTCGATCGTCCCCGTGCTCGTCGTCTACCTCAGCTTCCAGCGGCAGATCCAGGGCGGCATGGTCACCGGCGCCCTGAAGTAG
- a CDS encoding S9 family peptidase: MADADGTVPGFRDFLDGMYDPSLQVQQNVHRRTSEWLAAGRRANDLLRTPDDVRRRQEELRKLALDALGGDLPDDRPVPAARPAGTLAADGYSIDKLVLDVGGGVLIPANLYRPDDATPARPAGAVLFLCGHADSGKAAPRYQAMCARLARAGLVVLTFDSIGQGERKSYLDADGKELIAANVPEHVHAGVQCWWAGDTIARYFVSDARRALDYLAARPEVDPDRIGVAGNSGGGTQATWLMLVEPRIAAAAPSCFITGREEYQRSGQAQDPEQIIPGGALAGIDHEDLLIAMAPRPTLVLSANSDFFCVEGAIRTVQRARRVFDLTGGSLTHVRADGEHGLGPELAGEAVEFFARQLGATSWAPDERALPEPVLHTAAELQCTRTGQISTDHPAARQVFELNRERLAGAPAGAGEAGGVPWLHDQVWSGRDPGPEFYPRWWTDPESGARKAFWWSERDVVNAAIVLEPTGAGAAGTDLLVLDRGTEDLSAHLDACARARAAGRRVVVLDVRGTGALAVHRFNEFGLEQNYGTMYKIVADLVCLADSLGAARVYDVLRAVAFVRGWPGADGPVRLVGAGQGAFLAVLAGALDPGVAEVVCLTPPLDPVRIVNTRFYGPERDNQCVVPGLARHCPPEQLAAALRGRYTNQWEMEQQ; the protein is encoded by the coding sequence ATGGCTGACGCCGACGGCACGGTGCCGGGGTTCCGCGACTTCCTCGACGGGATGTACGACCCGTCGCTGCAGGTGCAGCAGAACGTCCACCGGCGGACCAGCGAGTGGCTCGCGGCCGGCCGGCGCGCCAACGACTTGCTGCGGACCCCCGACGACGTGCGCCGGCGGCAGGAGGAGCTGCGCAAGCTCGCCCTCGACGCCCTGGGCGGGGACCTGCCGGACGACCGGCCGGTCCCCGCGGCCCGGCCGGCCGGCACGCTTGCGGCGGACGGGTACTCGATCGACAAGCTGGTGCTCGACGTCGGCGGCGGCGTCCTGATCCCGGCGAACCTGTACCGGCCGGACGACGCGACACCCGCCCGCCCGGCCGGCGCGGTGCTGTTCCTCTGCGGGCACGCCGACTCCGGCAAGGCCGCCCCCCGCTACCAGGCCATGTGTGCCCGGCTGGCCCGGGCCGGCCTGGTGGTGCTGACGTTCGACTCGATCGGGCAGGGCGAGCGCAAGAGCTACCTCGACGCCGACGGGAAGGAGCTCATCGCGGCCAACGTGCCCGAGCACGTCCACGCCGGCGTGCAGTGCTGGTGGGCGGGCGACACCATCGCGCGCTACTTCGTCAGCGACGCCCGGCGCGCCCTGGACTACCTGGCCGCGCGCCCCGAGGTCGACCCGGATCGGATCGGCGTGGCCGGCAACAGCGGCGGCGGCACGCAGGCCACCTGGCTCATGCTGGTGGAGCCGCGGATCGCCGCCGCGGCGCCGAGCTGCTTCATCACCGGCCGCGAGGAGTACCAGCGCTCCGGCCAGGCACAGGACCCGGAGCAGATCATCCCGGGCGGCGCGCTGGCGGGCATCGACCACGAGGACCTCCTCATCGCCATGGCGCCCCGGCCGACGCTGGTGCTCTCGGCGAACTCCGACTTCTTCTGCGTCGAGGGCGCCATCCGCACGGTTCAACGGGCCCGGCGGGTCTTCGACCTGACCGGCGGCTCGCTGACGCACGTGCGCGCCGACGGCGAGCACGGCCTCGGCCCGGAGCTCGCGGGGGAGGCGGTCGAGTTCTTCGCCCGGCAGTTGGGCGCGACGTCGTGGGCGCCCGATGAGCGAGCGCTCCCGGAACCGGTGCTGCACACGGCCGCAGAGCTACAGTGCACCCGGACCGGTCAGATCTCCACCGACCACCCGGCCGCGCGCCAGGTCTTCGAGCTCAACCGGGAACGCCTGGCCGGGGCGCCGGCCGGCGCGGGCGAGGCCGGTGGCGTGCCCTGGCTGCACGACCAGGTGTGGTCGGGCCGCGATCCGGGGCCGGAGTTCTACCCGCGGTGGTGGACCGACCCCGAGTCCGGCGCGCGCAAGGCGTTCTGGTGGTCCGAGCGCGACGTCGTCAACGCCGCGATCGTGCTGGAGCCGACCGGCGCCGGGGCAGCGGGGACGGACCTCCTCGTGCTCGACCGCGGCACCGAGGACCTCTCCGCCCACCTCGACGCCTGCGCCCGCGCCCGGGCCGCCGGCCGGCGCGTGGTCGTGCTGGACGTCCGCGGCACCGGCGCCCTCGCGGTGCACCGGTTCAACGAGTTCGGCCTGGAACAGAACTACGGCACGATGTACAAGATCGTCGCCGACCTCGTCTGCCTGGCCGACAGCCTCGGCGCGGCCCGCGTGTACGACGTCCTGCGCGCCGTCGCGTTCGTCCGGGGCTGGCCCGGCGCGGACGGTCCCGTCCGGCTGGTCGGCGCCGGTCAGGGCGCGTTCCTCGCGGTCCTGGCCGGCGCCCTGGATCCCGGCGTCGCCGAGGTCGTCTGCCTGACCCCGCCGCTGGATCCGGTGCGCATCGTCAACACCCGCTTCTACGGGCCCGAACGCGACAACCAGTGCGTCGTCCCGGGCCTGGCCCGCCACTGCCCGCCGGAGCAGCTCGCGGCGGCACTGCGCGGCCGGTACACGAACCAATGGGAGATGGAGCAGCAGTGA